In Methanoregula formicica SMSP, the DNA window GATTGCTGGACCAGGAAGAGTATGGCGGGATCTATGTCACGTCAAGCCCTGAAGGAACGATCTTTGTGGACGGGAAGAAGACCGGTTTCACCTCACCGGCTGTTGTCTATGGTCTCAAAGAGGGTAAACATACTGTGCAGGTGAAGGTGGCTTCCGTGCAGGGGACAAAGGCACAGGATAAGATAATATTCCCGATTGAGAAGAAGGAAGTGATTGTCGGCAAGGGTGTGATAACGCCCATCTCGATCACCTCGTTCGAGAACCCGGTCCTTGCACGCCCGGCAATCAACTCGACCGCTTTCAACCAATCCGTATTCACCGTGAACGGGGAACCGCGCCAGTACCGTGTCGGGGAGAGTTTCGCCGTCCAGTCCACCCAGAATTTCATCACCCTCCGGCAGGACGATGCTTACGTCACCTACACGATCTTCGCCGATAATACGAGCGAGCTTGTGCTGGAGCCGCGGAGCTATACGCTGAACAGTATCCGGGTGGAATCAGACCCGCCGGGAGCCGATATCAGCGTTGACGGGTACCCGACGGGCTATACCACGCCGTACCTGGTGAGGAACATCTCCGACCAGGAGCACGTCCTCCTGGTGTCAAAACCGGGCTATTACCCGATCCGGACCACGGTCCGTGTCAGCGGTACCGATCTTGTCCGGCGCTTTGTCCTCGAGCCGTACCTGTACGGGAGCCTCTCCGTCCAGAGCAACCCTGCCGGGGGCAAGATCTACCTCAACGGCAAGAATACCGGCCGGAAGACCCCGTTTGTCTTCCAGTACATGGCCGTCGGAGAATACTCCATCAAGGTCACCCAGAACCAGACCAAGGCAACCTACGAAGGATTCATGGTGGAACCCTACAAAATGAACGAACTCAACCTCACGCTGAAGAAAGGCAGGTGACCCGGAACGGGGGAGAATGCCCGTACTGTCGGGCCATCCCGGTATTTGGGAAACACTCCTTGGCGACTGCAACAGGGGGCCGGAGGCAGTTTCGGATACCGTGATCATTGCCGCCATTTCCGGCCCGTTTATGGCGCTGATCCTGCCCTGAACGGGACCAGGAATTTTCCCTGCTCGTTCTCAATGACAAATGCATCCACACCGTATACCTTCCGGATGCACTCCGGGGTGAGGATCTCCTGCGGTTTCCCGTAGCCGGCCATCTTTCCCCCGTGCAGTACGACAACGGTGTCCGCGTACCGGTACGCGAGGTTGAGGTCGTGGACCGCGATGATCATGCCGGCCCCGCGTTCCCACGTGATCTCCCGCATGGTCTCCATCACCTCGATCTGGTACCGGATGTCGAGCGCACTGGTTGGTTCATCGAAGAGGAAGAGCTTCGGGTCCTGGGCAAGCGCCCGGGCAATGAAGACCTTCTGACGCTCCCCTCCCGAGAGCTGGTCCATGTAGCTCCCTGCCATGTGCTCCATCTCCAGTGCTTCAAGCGAGTGCTGGACCCGGGAGAGTTCCTCGTCTGAGACCGACCACTTGATGTGCTGCCGCCTGCCGAGAAGGACCGTCTCGAAGACGGTCGAGTAGAGCGTGTACGTGAAGTGCTGCGGCACGTACCCGATGCACTTGGCCAGCTCGATGGGATCGATCTTCCGGATGTCGGTCCCGTCGATGCCAATGCTCCCTGAGGTCTGGCTGTGAACCCCCGCGATGATCTTGATGAGGGTCGATTTCCCGGAGCCGTTCGGCCCCACCAGGGCAACGATATCGGCCTTCCCAAGGGAGAACGAGATGTCATCCAGTACCCGTTTTTCACCATAGTCCTTGCAGACATTGTCAAGAGTGATCTCCATTCCTGCCAGCTCCTAGTACAAACCTCTGCCCTTTCCCCGCATGATCAGGAATAGGAAGAAGACGCCCCCGATTGCGTACATGATGATCCCGACCGGGATCTCGACCGGGCTCATGATTGTCCGTGCAACGGTATCGGAAAGAAGCAGGATCGCTGCGCCCATCAGGCCGGCACACGGGATAAGGTACCGGTGGTCGCTGCCAATGATCATCCGGCAGATATGCGGCCCCATGAGGCCGACAAAGCCGATGATGCCGGTGAAGGCAAGGCAGCAGGACGCAGCAAAGGTCGAGATCATCAGACCGGAGAGGCGGAGTCGCTCGACATTGATCCCGAGATTCTTTGCCACGTCATCCCCCGCCGAAAGAGCGTTCAAGTCCCATGCCCTCCGTTCGAGCAGGAAGAAACAGACAATGACAAGAGGGATGAGGAGGAGGACGGCATTCCAGCTTGCCCCCCACATCCCTCCCATCAACCAGACCATCAGTTCCCGGAGTTTCTCGTTGTTGGTGAGGTACTTGAGTGCCATGACCCCGGCGGTGAAGAGGTACCCGATAACGACCCCGGCAAGAATGAGGGTGGACTGCGTTGTCCCCCGCGATTGTGAGATCCAGTAAACGAGGAGCATCGAGAGCCAGCCAAAGACAAAGGCGAAAACAACGATCCACATATCGTAGCTGAGCAGGAAGTACGAGACCAGGACCCCCGGCCCGATTACGATGGCGAGCGCAGCGCCAAACGATGCAGCCGACGAAAGCCCGAGCGTGAACGGGCTCACGAGGGGGTTTCGCAACAGGCCCTGCATGACTGCCCCTGCCCCCGCAAGGCTAATCCCGGTCAGGATAGCGAGGAAGATCCGGGGCAGCCGGAACCCGACAACGATCAGCTCGGCCTGCGGGTTCTGCGGGGCAGGAATCGTGAACGGGACAGCGTCGTACCACGCAGCAACAGCAGGCAGGTGCGTATGCAGGAAGTCCTGGAGGGAGACCGCACAGGAATGGCCGATGGCAAGGACAGTGTCCTGCGGGGTGATGGCGACCGTCCCGATCCCTGCGGAGAGGATTGCCGTCACGATGACGAGAGCCGAGAGCCCCGCAATCAGGGCCAGGCGCCGTGCGCTTCCGGCCTTGTACAGGGTATGGACGGATTCCTTTACAGCCGGATCGGGTGAGCACGTCTCTGGCATAATAGTCCGCGGTTTTTCAGGTTTTTTCCTGTTGGAAAGGCAACAACCGGGCCGGCATTCACATCCCGATACCTTTGACGATCCCGGCAAGCTTGTCGGCCTGCAGGTCTTCGAGCCGGAGGTACTGCGCTCCGAGATCGCCGGCAAGAGCCTGGGCAAGACCGAACGTGACAAAGCCCTGCTCGGAGTCGATCACGAACGAGGGGATACCGGCTTTCTGGATATGGGAGGCCATGCCGCGGGCATCGTCCATCGGGGAACCGGACCCCATGCTGACGTTCGCCTTGCCATCCGAGATGAGGTAGAGCCGGGGGATCGTATGATGATTGATCATCATCTCTCGCATCAGGACCTCGTACGCTTTTGAGAGCCCGTGGGCCAGCGGGGTCTTCCCGCCAACGGGAATCTGTTGCAGGGAGATCCGGGCCAGCTCCACGCTCGATGTCGGGGGGAGGAGGACTTCTGCGCCTTTGCCCCGGAAGACCACGAGGCCGACCCGGTCGCGCTTCTGGTAGGCATCGATAAGTAACGACAGGATGGCACCCTTGACGGCCGTCATCCTCTGCTCTGCACCCATGCTCCCGCTGGCGTCGACAACAAAGAGCACGGTGTTTCCCATCCTGCGTTCCCG includes these proteins:
- a CDS encoding ABC transporter ATP-binding protein; translation: MEITLDNVCKDYGEKRVLDDISFSLGKADIVALVGPNGSGKSTLIKIIAGVHSQTSGSIGIDGTDIRKIDPIELAKCIGYVPQHFTYTLYSTVFETVLLGRRQHIKWSVSDEELSRVQHSLEALEMEHMAGSYMDQLSGGERQKVFIARALAQDPKLFLFDEPTSALDIRYQIEVMETMREITWERGAGMIIAVHDLNLAYRYADTVVVLHGGKMAGYGKPQEILTPECIRKVYGVDAFVIENEQGKFLVPFRAGSAP
- a CDS encoding FecCD family ABC transporter permease, giving the protein MPETCSPDPAVKESVHTLYKAGSARRLALIAGLSALVIVTAILSAGIGTVAITPQDTVLAIGHSCAVSLQDFLHTHLPAVAAWYDAVPFTIPAPQNPQAELIVVGFRLPRIFLAILTGISLAGAGAVMQGLLRNPLVSPFTLGLSSAASFGAALAIVIGPGVLVSYFLLSYDMWIVVFAFVFGWLSMLLVYWISQSRGTTQSTLILAGVVIGYLFTAGVMALKYLTNNEKLRELMVWLMGGMWGASWNAVLLLIPLVIVCFFLLERRAWDLNALSAGDDVAKNLGINVERLRLSGLMISTFAASCCLAFTGIIGFVGLMGPHICRMIIGSDHRYLIPCAGLMGAAILLLSDTVARTIMSPVEIPVGIIMYAIGGVFFLFLIMRGKGRGLY